The Rubripirellula amarantea genome includes the window ACGAGCATTTCCATCGGATAACGTTACGCATCAGCGGGGACGGGCTTTGTTGTTACACACAAGTTTGTCATTTGCCCAATTGTGACGTTGGCTCATCTTTCGGGTCAAGCTAAATTGCTGAGTTCGCGTCACGGATGGATAGGTTGTTTGGTCACGGAGGTGTCAGGCGATGGCAAGTCAGTGGGTCATGGATGAAATGGAAACGGCTGATCTTCGTGATAAGCGACTTGAGCGTCGCTTGGTCGAACTGCTCGATACGCTTTCCCAATCCTCAACGGCGAGCATCCCGGCAGCCTGCCACGACCGGGCCGAGATGGTCGCCGCGTATCGTTTTTTCGACAACGACAAAGTCGGCTTCGAAGAAGTGCTAGCACCCCACATAGACGCCACCTACGCCCGGCTCAGGCAACAGAGAGTCGCGTTGTTGGTGCAGGACACCACGGAATTGGACCTGACTCGGCCGAGCAGTGAAGTCGAGGGTGCCGGACCGATGGCGCACGGTCGACGTAGCGGAGCCTTCATGCATCTGCTGCATGCTTTCACGCCCGACGGCACACCGCTGGGGAGTGTCGCGGCGGAAGCCTGGACGCGGGAGCCCAAATCGGGCAAGCCTCAAGCCAAACGTGGCTCAAGTGAAAAGCGGGTTCAAATCCAAAGAAGACCGTTTGAAGAGAAGGAGACCTATCGTTGGCTGACCACGTCGCAGCACTGCGCGGAGGTCAAGAACGAGTGCCCAAAAACTCAGCTCGTGATGCTGGCTGATCGAGAATGCGATATCACCGAAGTGTTGGACTATTGCCGCAGCCAAAGCGACTTCGACTGGGTCATTCGAATCGACGGAAGCCGTGTTTTGAACAAGGAGAAGTTTCGAGACCAAACGATTGCGATCCGTGAAGAACTGGCAGGCCGAAAAGCTCTCTATCAACAAACCCTTGACATTCGCGCCCGAACCGCCTGGGGCAGTGAAACGATCAAGCATCGTCCCGGCAAAGCCGATCGGAAGTCTCGTGAGGTGAAGGTGTCAATACACAGCGGTCAGATCACGCTCAACGATCCCCGCGCCGGACGCTACGACGGAGTCACTGTCAATGCGGTCTTGGTTCGCGAAACCCGCCCGGGCAAACGCGATGAACCTATCGAATGCTTGCTGCTGACAAGCCTGCCGATCAAGACTTGCCAACAAGCGGAACT containing:
- a CDS encoding IS4 family transposase, producing MASQWVMDEMETADLRDKRLERRLVELLDTLSQSSTASIPAACHDRAEMVAAYRFFDNDKVGFEEVLAPHIDATYARLRQQRVALLVQDTTELDLTRPSSEVEGAGPMAHGRRSGAFMHLLHAFTPDGTPLGSVAAEAWTREPKSGKPQAKRGSSEKRVQIQRRPFEEKETYRWLTTSQHCAEVKNECPKTQLVMLADRECDITEVLDYCRSQSDFDWVIRIDGSRVLNKEKFRDQTIAIREELAGRKALYQQTLDIRARTAWGSETIKHRPGKADRKSREVKVSIHSGQITLNDPRAGRYDGVTVNAVLVRETRPGKRDEPIECLLLTSLPIKTCQQAELVIAYYLMRWMIEIFFKVLKSGCKIESRRFEHIDRFLPSLALYMIIAWRSLYVCRVSRSHAQESCERVYSEAEWKSVWQVVRKSRPPRKPPTLMEMTKIVAELGGYINRKNTGPPGPQSMWIGLQAMHIMATCWLAFGPGANQRCV